The DNA window TTGTGGAATATTTGGAAGCTCACTAAACCTCCCCACACAAAGTATCACAAAATCCACTTGATAAACCTGTTGAATATCAGCAGGTGAGGGTGAGGGTATTGCGTATAGATTGTTTTATCACAAAATGTAAATCGAAACCCACCTTCTAATGACCCATGTATACTTAAATTCAGGCTCAATAATTTGATTCTGAATAGAATGAAATACCTGAGTTGAGTTGTTTTTGGTATCTGCTACTTCAACTCTCCATTTCCCTTTGGAGTTAAACGGCTCACCATTGCCACTCCATTGACTCCAAGATTGGATCTCTCCATCAGAAGGACCTTGGTATTCAATCCCCACGACTTTATTGTCGAATTTGATGTGCTTGAGCAAGTCAAAATGGTCTGCATATGCTTCGAGGTAATTGAGAACTTGATCATGCCTAGGAAATTCATCGGTGACTGATTCCGGCCATGGAAAATCGGAGAACATAAATCCTAGTTTGGGACCCTGAAGCCTTGTAGTCTCGCATGTCTTGTTCCACACTCCTCCAACATTGTTTGTGGATTCAAAGACTATAGGATTGAACCCTTTAGCTAGCGTGTATTTGCAGGCTAAAAGGCCACTAATACCAGCTCCAATGATGgctatctctttctttttctccattgcctttaatttgatatatttgttctctgcttcttctttttgcTCCTCTATGCAGCACTACTCCATTTTTATAGTCCACAGAAATAATCTGTATTGTAACTCCCatccaaacaaaaatatttattaatcatGGGCCAACCATGGACAGCGAAGCAGCAGTCTAAATTTGAATTGCTTCAACTAATCTCAGCTGACCATTTAAGACTCTCACATATATAGTACCTTGGTTTGCTATACCATGTGTCATTATTAATATAGAGACAGAATTGCAGAGATTTCCTAAAATTTGATAATTAGAGAATCAATGCAAGGCAGTTCCTTTCATTCACTAATGATTTGTTAATCAAACAATAAACAAATGAAGTTTTAATTAAGAGCATAGAACGTGAAAAATGGATGCATGGTTTTGGCTGATAGTGTGGCATGGGGGGGTATCTGGGTCAAGAAATGGGTGCTCAAGCTTCTTGACAAGCATGTGCCATATTCAACATCAAACTATttttaattcatataaaaaCAGCACATTGAGATTCATATGGATTAGGACCTGCTTGGTTGGGCTATTGCCTATTGGAGACTTACAAAACGCTAGCCGCAGTTGGCCCAACCAGAAGTTAGGAGGCATTAAGGTAAGCTTAACTAGAACAAGAGGTACTTACAAGACAAGACCAACGATAATGCCATGCTAGAGAGCTGAATTTTACAACACCACATATTGGATTTAGCTGTCATAAGAGTATCCCCATTTTTCTTACCTTGTAGGGGAGTAGAATATGAAGATTCAATTGAAAAACTTTTGTGCGTACTCATCATCATATGCACGTGCACGTGCATGTGCTCACTGTCCAAAGACATCTCACGCTTGTAGCACACTACTTGTTCTGATCTCCTCTCCTCGATCTAGCGCTTGTTTAGTGTAGCGAACCGTGGtctccatattggagcttcTGTAGGGGCTAACgccagatttttttaaaaaaaaaaattaatgtggggcccataaaaataattgataaagtattttttctttatttttttaacaaacgTGGGGGCCCATGTTTGAACTTCATtgacttaaatattttttaacttaacacattattttaaaatttatacttaaattaaattaaactaataacaaaaaatataataaaatcataaaattaattattttattaataaaattaattatgtttaaaattatatttattagattaaacgTAATATATAAATagtaaaatctaatattataacaCTTTAATTCAACTGTTTTTCCGCTACCATAAGTTTTTAGttcatcaaacacctcacaacatattccaCAGCTttagctcagttttttttcacaatttttccACTAGCATTAAAAATCAATCTTTCCACTCTACCAAACGAACCCTAAAAGCCAACTTTCATTTCCACTCGACCTCACAAACGAGCCAATCACGCTTATTCTCTTGACCAACTTGGTTCATTCTCACCGCCGATCTTGTGATTTGTGTCCACTTTTTCCCCTTGGTAATAAATCGTACTTTTGGACATTTATTTTGCCGTTCTAATCACTAACTCTCCTTTTTAAAAGCCTCTGACTCACTCTAACACCTACAGCCAGGGACGGAGCCAACATTGAACTTTAAggggggattttttttttttttggattctaTATATACCACTTATTAACATTgaaataaaagtaaaatcatatccataaatttgataaaacattTACAATTACTTTTTCCAAATTctcatattttgataatattgcaTAATTCCCTTCTATTACGTTCTCTATATCCCCCAATTGTTGTAATCAACACCACCCAATTGTTGTCACAAGCTCTATTATAAAGAAATCAATTGGATAGAATTAagctaatttttatttaaataaatcaattggatagaattaagctaatttttatttaaatcaattaaggctaatttttattttttctctatATTTAGGGGggcaaattatttaaaattaattatttttttggtctATGCATATATACCATTAAATTTTTTAGGGGGGCGGCCAACTTGTCATTGATCCGCCCATGCCTACAATCCACCTCGGGACTTGCACCCATCCCATCTAAGAGGGCAGATCGCAATTACATGATTCTACTTTACCAATTAATTATATCATATTTGTCACTAATCACACGCTTTCTACAAATCACATTTCTTATAAGACAACCTCAAAACTTGTTCCCTCCTCATACATAGTTGTCGATCTTTACTAAAGATTCGTTCTCCTTTCTTTAATACCCTACATTCTTCCTAAAAAATGTAAGTCTATTATTATGATAGAAACTCCAAATAAACTAAAGAGATAAATAGGGAAAATAGCATTAAAACCAACAAACCCAACCAAAATGTTACATGATTGAACAAAGCAAAGTGAATAATTGATGAGATTATTATTGAAAATTggttatatgttcaaaatttggatccaaacacaaaatttttattcGATTTAAAATTGGGTTCGGGTTGAAACGTTGAAATCTTGTCCGATTTATTTATCCGAACCCTAATACAGATTagattattatccgatttacttgtctaaaTTTAAACTGATTTGGGTTTGATCGATTAATTAGGGtttgaacatataaatatttttaataaacacGTGATCTTGTTGATCCAaaatcgaattttttttttacccctaTAATATGGACCTTCTCATGGATCACTACGCCATGCTAGGGTTACCTGTTCCGGCAAGGAAAGTGCGAAATTGACACAGAAGGAATTTCCAAGGCCTACAAACTGAAGGCTCCTCATATCCATCCGGACAAACGGCCCGAATGTCAATATCAAATTCCAGAATCTCAAGGATGAGGCTGCCCGTAAGCGTTACGATGATCTCTTCCTCCTGAAGCATAGAAGTAGAAGAGCAAAGTTGCTTGGATGATTTTGTCAACGGGTGTCCCCGTGTGATGACCTCGAATGGCTGCCGCTGGCGGGAAGTGCATTTGAAATCTGAATAATCTGCATAAACTCCACAAGGTTCAAAGTTTAAACCTTGCTATTAATTTGTTGTTTATTAAATTCCATTCTTGAAGCCAGTGTCAGTGAGACCTTTCTTAAATGTTTCCATAATGTGTTCATATTCAATCTTACTAAGTTTAAACCTTGCAATTGGTTTGTTGTTTATACAAATTCATGGGACTAATCTGACACTTAAATATTCAGTCTCCGAGATGTGATTTTTAGGCACCAAGTTGTCTTTGTACCAATAATGCTTAGGTCACTTATAATTAGGTGATTAAAGAAATCAGTTATTGATCTACTTAATTAGGTGACTCTTGTTTAATTTTTCACCTGGGTCATGCATGAGGCCAGCTCTACCAAAACGTCTTAATGACTTCGCTGCTTCTAGGATTAGGAGATTTTATAGCTGCTGCAGTTGAATCAAAATGGGTTGCTTGAAAGTGTGGAAGAATACTCCGTTTGAGAATCAGCTGAAACAGGATTTTGATGCCACTTAGGAAAGGCAAATTGAGTTTATGCCTGTTAATCGTCCAGTAGTACAAGAAGAGGCATATGCCATATAAGAAGAGGTTTCACATTCATCTCTTGTAAGAAAGCAGAAAGCTAGTGAAGTAAAGGTACCATAAACTGTTCTCTGTTAAATTATGAACACTTACTTTTCTCTTGACCTCTCTAGAGTTTTCTTTTACCTACTTTCATTTGCAGATTTTATTTTGCAAATATCTCATTCAATAGACTTAACAAGTGATGGAAATCGTATGTGCCACCAACACATGTTTGTATATAATATAGGTGTAGCATGGCATTGTTAGGCAGCCAGTTATGGCTCAAGTGGTGtagtctgtgtatatgtatgctTATGTGATATAATATCAGTATTGTGTAACACTGTAACCTGAACTCCACATGAGCATATTAAACAACTTTACGAAATTTGTTTGCTCTTGTTCCCTCGCCGTTGCTTAATAAACTAATGTTAAACTTGTCTAGgagtaaattttaaaaaagtgcAGCCGTATGTTGCTGAAACTTGGAAGAGTGTTTGAAAGCTTACTCAAGTTGACTCAATTAAATGCGAATAAGAGAAGCTCTGAAACCTGGAGAAATGGACTCAGCCAAGCTAGAATCCCAAAGCAAgccaaattttcaattaacaagTTGCTATAAAAAATTAGAAGTAATTTGAGAAATTAATATCTTATAGCAAGAAATTGCCAAACATGTTTCagaacaataataaaataaaataactttcCCAGCTAGCAAAGTCTGAACTTTGACGACTAATCTAATGTCTATATAATACAGCACAACCATTGCTTCTCCTTCCATCCGATCCCATCATGCACAGTCTGGGCAAAACAAGAATGGCTACTCTCTTTCTTTATTCTCTCTTCCTTATTTTCTCAACTGCAAGTAGTGTAAAATATTGTGGACGCTGTGTATTCCAATCCAAAGCTGCTTACTTCCCCAAAACAGCTGATATTCCATTCAAGCGTAAGATCTTTTTTCTCAATGGCTTCTCGTTAATTTGATTTGCGCCTAAATGCTACTTTATCATGAAACACATTTGTCATCTAACCCAAATTTTATATTGTTGAGTTATTTACtgcctaataataataataataatttggcGATTTTATGCAGATGGGGATTGTGGGTATGGTCCCATGGCCTTAGGCTTCTACAGTGGACACATTGCAGCCGCTAGTCCTTCACTTTTCAAAGATGGAGTTGGTTGTGGAGGATGCTTGCAGGTGAGTGTCATCCTTGGCATAATCTAtctttacacacacacacacacggtGGGATAATCTTATTGTTATCAATGGCAGGTCAAATGCAAGGACCCAGTTGCTTGTGGCAAGGGAGTTGAAGTAGTCTTGACTGGCCTTCAAAACAAAACGAATACAGACTTGGTTCTCAGCAGCAGAGCCTTCAGGGCCATGGCTAAGAAGGGCATGGACAAaaaccttttgaaacgtggtaCTGTGGATGTGGAATATAAGAGGTATAGTAGATCTCTGACCATttacaataaataatatatcTTTGACCACATGGTCCACATACATAGTAGATCTCATCAAACTGAACTTGAATTTTAtcagaatatgtatatataaaagatgtgaaagtgaaaagcttcaacctaataagttaacttattgagttTGAATGACAAATGAACTAatctaacatggtatcagagcataAGATCTTGTGTTCAAACCTTAACTTGTGCAATTTAAATTCTCATTTGTTTGGAGCAGGATACCATGTGTATACAAGCATCATAATGTATCACTTCGTGTGGAGGAATCCAGCTCCCAACCAAATCGGTTGGCAATCAAGGTGCTTTATCAAGGTGGTCAGACACAAATACAACtcctagatatatatatatatatatatatatatttgacatGGGATTTTGTTTCTTAGGACGGGCATCCATCTTGGGTTTCATTCGAGAGGAAATATGGGGCAGTATGGGAGACGAGTGATGCACCAGCTGGTGTGCCGATTGGTCTTCGATTTTTCGTGATACAATTTGCAAGCAGGAGATTTTACCATGCAGAAAATGTGATTCCTGCTAACTGGAAAGTTGGGAATATCTATGACACGGGATTTCAGATTGATGACATTATGTACGATCAGTGCTTTCCATGCAGTTAATGCTACGGGATGGAAATAACAATAATGTGGTTCTGTCACTTGCATAGGAAAGAGTGATTTTTCTAAGGGAAGGATAAGATGTATGCAGGAATCTACGGATGGATTAAACAGAAATAAACAATTTTGGTAACATAGTTGGTTTGAtgtattttcctcttttttggatccatagataagtttctctcttttgtttttttccccctgtaACTTGAACCCTCTTGAGTCTTGAGTCTTGTCTGGTTTGTGGTTTGCATTTCAGCtttaataaacaaatttgagaTATACCCATATATGTTTTTCCcttctgcttttttttttttccctctaatGTTCGGTGTTGAATTTAAGAGATTGAAGCTTAAACAAGTGTAATACATTTACTTAATCAGCTCAAAAAGACACTAGAGTTCAATTTGACAGAGAAAATATTCGATGATCTTCACAAGTAATGTTACAAGATTCCTCCTCTGTTCTTGAACTTGATGGAACTTCAATACCTCGAGAGAGATTATGGGTTCAAATAAAGGTGTAAAACGAGCCAAAGGCTCGTTGGCCCACGAAACCAGATCCTTTGGAGTTTGCTTAGTCAATGGGATCTGATAAGGAATAAGGATATAGAGACGGACAATTTCATTGGGCCTTCGGTGTCGATGATCTGTTTTGTGGGCTTAGAAAAACTGTGGGAAATTAGCAATGGGCTAGTAAATATGAATATAAAGCAAACACAGTGTCTGCCTGTCTGGGACTAGAAATGTGATTCTGattcaaattttcacataacaATTGTCAAGTGttgcataatatatatatatatatatatatatatattctgggGAAGTGAATTGATTTTATGTTCTAAATAATAATGTCTATGCCAACATTACTAAGGCTATTATTTGATGCACGCTATACAGTATTTAGCTAACAATTTTTGGTGGGTCGGACACGTGAAGGTGATCTGGGGTGTAATGCAATGCAGATGAGGAGGTGATCGACTACTTGTTCAGGAATCTCAATATTAATCTAACAACCGTCCatcattaattaatcaattaagcTTAATTCATGACTATGTCCACTCTAATACAGAATTATGCCTTCACATGGTTTCCCAAGAGATGCACTTGGGTCACATACTGCTGGATtgacttttttatttattcatattATATAGTAAGAGACTATCATAATCACTTGAGTGATAATCTAGTGTTGAATCTATTTATTGTCAAATCGTATTTAGTTAGAAGGTTTTGAGTTTCATTCTCAATAGGAGCAATACCATTTTGACGTGTTAGATTTGATCGTTTAAGCTCATATCATATGTCCAAATAACAAGCTATCTTCGTGGCAACATATTGAATTTTAACCATTTAGGCCTATATATGATGTCCAAAGTTCAAGTTTGTATAGTGTCTTTTGGCCACGTGTTAGATTTGGTCAATTAGACTCATATCATACGTCCAAAGAACAAGTCATCCCTATGGCAACACGCTGGATTTTAACTGTTTAAGCCTATATATGATGTTCAAAATACAAGCTTAAGCTTGTATAGTATCATTCtctcttaccaaaaaaaaaaaaaaaggactacCACCTCTTCTTTTGTACTTCAAATTCATTCAAACAAAAGAACCGCCAGATTTGGAAGGTCAATGGAAGATCCAAAGGCatgcaatctttttttttttttttgtgactttCAGTGAAATGTGAACACCATATGACATTGGAAACATGTTTCAGAACATACTTAAGCCAAGCATGAATATAAAATAACATTCATATTGCCAGTCAACTCCTTGACTTTCTAAACTACTCTGTTCTCTGCTGTATATATAAAGCCCATTCCTCTTACTTCTTCACATCCtcagcaagaaaacaaaaatgggtCTCTTTCTTTGCTTCCTCTTCATTATTATCTCACATGCATCTGCTTGCAATCCTTGTATTAAACTAACCAAGGCTTCTTATTTCTCCAAACGATCTCCACTTTCGTTATCATGTAagcttcattttttatttttattttttttataaatatccTCTATTTTTGATATGTTCCAAGATGGTATTTTTATcatgaaaaaacaaattttGAGACTGACCCAAAAGTCAATTTAGTGAGATTTCTAGTGGGTAGTTTAGGTTTTAATTGAAGATTTTTCATATGCACATGGTGCTTGTGATTATGGTCCAATTGCTACGAACTTCTATGGTGAACTTCTTGCAGCAGGATCTCCTtcacttttcaatcatgcatTTGGGTGTGGTGCATGCTTtcaggtgtgtatatataatatatatactacttgtgtgtatatatatagtgtaattTTGTTATCAATTGCAGATTAGATGCAAGGACCCAGTTCTCTGCAGTGGCAATGCGGTACAAGTGGTGTTGACTGATCTCCATCACAACAAAACAGCAGACTTAGTTCTCAGCAGTGGAGCCTTCAAGGCCATGGCCAAGAATGGCAAGAGCCAACAGCTTTTGAAAGTTGGCATTGTTGATGTGGAATATAGTAGGTGAGATATTGGAGTCCAAAACACACTAAAACAAAGATTTCCTTGACTTCTTATACACTGATTActataattattgattaatatTATTCAAACATGGTTGGACCAGGATTCCTTGTGAATACAAAAACCATAACTTATCAGTACTAGTGCGTGGTTTTagcaaaagaccaagttacttgGCAATCACACCAGTTTATCAAGGTGGTCTAGCAGAAATCACAGAAATCCAGATACAAAAGGTATTGAATATATTTACTaacatgaaaagaaaataagtatGTATGTTGATAGTGTGTTTCTTGTGACAATATTTGTTAGGTGAATTCCTCAAAGTGGACCTCCATGAAGAAGAAACTTGGAGCTCTGTGGGGTGTCAATATTAGGCAACATGATGGGCCTTTAAGTTTCAAATTTACAGTGACAGTATATGGCAGTAATGTGACTTTCAAGGCAGAAAATGTGCTCCCTGTTCACTGGGAAAATGGGGGAGTCTACGACACAGGACTCAACCTTGCCAAAGTTGGATTCAAATCTTGCCCTCCGTGCACACTCATGTATTGATTCTAACCATTTTGATGGGAAGATAGTAAGAATTTTGTCACTGCATACTGATAGGAGAATGATTTACAgaattgtgcaatttgacattaTTGATTATTAGTTTCTCTAATATGTTTTTTTCCTAGTCTATCAATAAAGTTGACCACCTTTGATTCTCCCTCTTAAGTCTTATCTTATGGCATGTGCATGAGTCTGCATATGTGCAGCAGTGGATAACATAACCCCAAGATTTCTCCAcacacccacaaaaaaaataaaaataaaaaaaatggcgCAGATGTTGACTATCCTCTGTTTTCTTTGACATTACTTTCTCGTTCATCAATAAGACACGACACACATTTGATTGTTCGAAATGTCGAAAATATGTCTATGTCTGgatattgaaacaatttaaaTTTTTCGATACCCAAGTTAGAACTTTTGTAAATTGGGTGATTGAGTTAGACTTGATCAACTCTTTCGATCATATgagaataattttaattttgtcgatacataaattgaaatttttaCAAATTGGGTGATTGAGTTAAACCTAACCAACCTTTTCAATAACCAAAAGTTGAACTACCCCTAAAAATGCCTGCAAAAAGAATGTGAAAATTCAGTTGAAACCTTTTGACTAGAAGCTACTCTTAACCGTTGGGACAGCATAAATTTAAGAATGGCAAACAAGAAACATAGTAAAGTGCATTACTTTTGTGCTTCTAATCTACATATGCATAAATAATCTTTGAAGTACACAGCTAAATATGAGTTGGCAGCCTGGATGATTCCTAAAATTTAAGAAGCATAAAATGCATCTCCTGTTCCAAGCCTAAACTATGTGTTACTTATGCTGTTCCTCAATAGTATATTGTCCCCTCCTTTGATGTTAACAAGAGAATAACCCGTTGACATTTAAACATCAAGTGGAAAAAAATAGGACAAGATTTACTCTCTGTACACCATTTATTGGCCTTGCCAAAGCCAAACCCAAAGGACTCAAAAAAATGATAGAGCAGCCACAAACACAGACAGAGGCTAACTGACAGGACAGCCACAAAACTAGACCAGTCCCCAAATGCATTTCTGATTCTCCTTCAATAGTTTAGTCCCCCCTCACATAGCCCCAAAAACCTAGACCCTTCAACTCTAAAATGAAGCCCTCATCCAACTAATATGTAAAGCATTTGAAGTAGAAAACATCGACAAAAATCCATCCATAGAGGAACCCTGGTTACCCTACCAAATGTAAGGTCTGAAGAAAGGAGTCCAACTGGTCCTTCTACAGCAGCAATTTAGGACACCAAACCAAATTATGCAAATTGCATGTTATAACCCATATTTCAGAAAATTTTTGTAAGATGTGCAGATGAATAAGAAAAAAGATGGGAGATTCCATGGTTGCCACAGAAAGGCATGCAGTAGCAAGAGAACTGTGGCATTTGAGAATAAAGCTGGCTAATTTTGGATTTGTCTTCTTGTTCCTTTATATAATCTCTTGTATATAATTCAAGGCACAAAATACATGCTTAAGAGTTAATACATAAACCCCACTCAACAACCTAACTTTTCTCTAATCAATCTTCACAAGGTAGTACAAAAAAGGATGTCAATGTTCCTGCCTTATTCACTAATAAGTCAATTAAACCCCACAAAACCATTATGAAATGGTTGGTATAtgtatgacaaaaaaaatcagaCTAGTCAAAAGCAATAATGCCTAGAAcaactttcttttcttcaacTTTTAATTGTCCGGCCTTTATAGAGCTATTTCAGTCTGCAAAGTAGAGGTATTGAACCCCACCTGTTCCAATGGTGATGTTGGTGGTTGCTGCTGCTCAACTTCCCACATTGTCTTTGCTATAACTCCATCATGTACAGGCACATACTCCTGAATAaaacaaaatgcaaaaaaacaagtGTCATCATTAACATTTACAAGCAAATATGGATTACACAGAAAAGGTAAGACACCAAGATGGCAAACTGAATAAGATTCTTTCTGTAAAACCATGTTGTCTTTCCCACATATGAAAAACAACAAACATCTtcagaactaaaaaaaaaatgatgcaaAATAATGCAAAACCCACCTCCAGTTTCTGAACAAGTTCTTTGGCATTTGTTGCTGAGACAAAGATGTTTCGCTGGGAGGGCTTGATGAAGCCATCATCAACAGCCTTGTCAATGAAAGTGAGCAGAGAGTCGTAATAACCATCGACATTAAGCAAGCCCACCTGGATGACACTCATCAAGTTAAggtttttgatgaaaaatatCTGGTTAAATATCAGTATTTGCATACACTTACAGGCTTATCATGGATTCCCAGTTGAGCCCAGGTGATCACTTCCAACAGCTCCTCCAAAGTTCCATAGCCACCTGAAATCCAAGTGAGTATAATCAAAGACTGAACATCATTAGATGCTCTACAAcacgaaaataaaaaatgaaaaaggacAGGGGGACCTGGTAGGGCAATGAAGCAATCAGAATGGCGGACCATCTCAGCCTTCCTTTGGTGCATGTCTGCTACTGGCCTTACCTCTCCAACGGTTTCACCAGTTATCTATGGCTCcacaacaaaaatgataaaaatgcaATCTTTAGACATAAAGGAGCTTTCAAAAAGACCAAACTTCAAGACTACATGGACTATGCCTTACCTCTTTAGACATCAAAGTTCTGGGTATGATCCTGAAGCAAAAACCCAACAAGAAAAATAAGGCAAAACATATTGAACAaacgaaaataaaatcaataataGATTCATGAGTTTTGTAATACCCACCCAAGAACACGTCCTCCAGCTATGTGAACCGCTTGAGAAACCAAACCCATCAATCCAATACTCCCTCCTCCGTACACAAGATCAAGCCTCAGAGACACCTTCATGAACAATAATGAAGAACCCATTCATGGGTTTTCAGACTTCATAGCTAATAGTTCTGAAAACGCGACATCAAACAAGAGATTTTATGTATCACATACCAGCTCTCGAGCCAAATCAATGGCAGCGTTTCTGTAGCAGTCCCTCTTCCCAGAACTGCTACCACAGAAAACACAAACACTCTTGAATCTAGAGTCTTTCACAAGTTTGCCTTCCATTCCCACCACCTGTAAGTTATGTTCACCACCTGTTTGTAACTAGTATCAAATGAATTATACCTGCAAGAGAGCCTTAGTTAGGTGCGCCTGTGTTGTGCACTGTGGATACCACAGCAGTACTAAATcccaccatatatatacacacatatgatatatatgacacaacatatatatatatataaaatgaaaattggttgtgtaaaaagaaatagaaaaggaaCAGGAAGACAACCAAAAGAGAGACAGAAAGTGAGGGCCTCGAACCAGTGGCGGAATTGGGATGTATTGTCACTAGGGTTACAttttctataatgataaacaattacATACCAAAATAACATACTAAGCGgataaaataatattagttaAAGTAACCCAAATaatcataaaaacaaacatattacaatttaacaaataacaaaaaattacagtataacatatattaatttttttttaaaaaaaaattgagtggggTCAAGTGACGCCACTGAAACCCTCTATCTCCCCCCCTGCCTGGAACGTGCCTCACTGGTTGACAGGTGTCCTTATATA is part of the Tripterygium wilfordii isolate XIE 37 chromosome 7, ASM1340144v1, whole genome shotgun sequence genome and encodes:
- the LOC120001850 gene encoding expansin-like A1 isoform X1; the encoded protein is MHSLGKTRMATLFLYSLFLIFSTASSVKYCGRCVFQSKAAYFPKTADIPFKHGDCGYGPMALGFYSGHIAAASPSLFKDGVGCGGCLQVKCKDPVACGKGVEVVLTGLQNKTNTDLVLSSRAFRAMAKKGMDKNLLKRGTVDVEYKRIPCVYKHHNVSLRVEESSSQPNRLAIKDGHPSWVSFERKYGAVWETSDAPAGVPIGLRFFVIQFASRRFYHAENVIPANWKVGNIYDTGFQIDDIMYDQCFPCS
- the LOC120001850 gene encoding expansin-like A3 isoform X2, whose product is MHSLGKTRMATLFLYSLFLIFSTASSVKYCGRCVFQSKAAYFPKTADIPFKHGDCGYGPMALGFYSGHIAAASPSLFKDGVGCGGCLQVKCKDPVACGKGVEVVLTGLQNKTNTDLVLSSRAFRAMAKKGMDKNLLKRGTVDVEYKRIPCVYKHHNVSLRVEESSSQPNRLAIKVLYQGRASILGFIREEIWGSMGDE
- the LOC120001850 gene encoding expansin-like A1 isoform X3, which encodes MALGFYSGHIAAASPSLFKDGVGCGGCLQVKCKDPVACGKGVEVVLTGLQNKTNTDLVLSSRAFRAMAKKGMDKNLLKRGTVDVEYKRIPCVYKHHNVSLRVEESSSQPNRLAIKDGHPSWVSFERKYGAVWETSDAPAGVPIGLRFFVIQFASRRFYHAENVIPANWKVGNIYDTGFQIDDIMYDQCFPCS
- the LOC120001202 gene encoding expansin-like A3 → MGLFLCFLFIIISHASACNPCIKLTKASYFSKRSPLSLSYGACDYGPIATNFYGELLAAGSPSLFNHAFGCGACFQIRCKDPVLCSGNAVQVVLTDLHHNKTADLVLSSGAFKAMAKNGKSQQLLKVGIVDVEYSRIPCEYKNHNLSVLVRGFSKRPSYLAITPVYQGGLAEITEIQIQKVNSSKWTSMKKKLGALWGVNIRQHDGPLSFKFTVTVYGSNVTFKAENVLPVHWENGGVYDTGLNLAKVGFKSCPPCTLMY
- the LOC120002905 gene encoding cytokinin riboside 5'-monophosphate phosphoribohydrolase LOG5-like, which produces MEGKLVKDSRFKSVCVFCGSSSGKRDCYRNAAIDLARELVSLRLDLVYGGGSIGLMGLVSQAVHIAGGRVLGIIPRTLMSKEITGETVGEVRPVADMHQRKAEMVRHSDCFIALPGGYGTLEELLEVITWAQLGIHDKPVGLLNVDGYYDSLLTFIDKAVDDGFIKPSQRNIFVSATNAKELVQKLEEYVPVHDGVIAKTMWEVEQQQPPTSPLEQVGFNTSTLQTEIAL